A DNA window from Candidatus Sulfidibacterium hydrothermale contains the following coding sequences:
- a CDS encoding restriction endonuclease subunit S, producing MSEWKKVKLGDIINLKRGYDLPKSKRKAGNVPIVSSSGISGRHTESKVRRPGVITGRYGTIGKVFFIDEDFWPLNTTLYVENFRGNNPKFIFYFLRNFNFEKYSDKSTVPGINRNHIHLEDVIIPPLPEQRAIAEVLSSLDDKIDLLHRQNQTLEQMAETLFRQWFVEEAKDDWEVKPLGELVTVKRGGSPRPIQEYISDRGLRWLKISDATKTNSPFIFEIKEHIKIEGLKKTTLLKKGALVLSNSATPGIPRILQVDSCIHDGWLHFPESHFSNEFLYLLFKKIRPELLMQGNGSIFTNLKTDILKEYPIPIPDDESLQYFNNQVKLIFEKLLKNQIQIRTLEKLRDTLLPKLMSGEVRVKM from the coding sequence ATGAGTGAGTGGAAGAAAGTTAAATTGGGAGATATAATAAATTTAAAAAGAGGTTATGATTTACCTAAATCAAAAAGAAAAGCAGGGAATGTACCAATTGTCTCTTCTTCGGGTATTAGTGGAAGGCACACTGAATCGAAAGTTAGAAGACCAGGGGTAATAACTGGAAGATATGGTACAATTGGTAAAGTTTTTTTTATCGATGAAGATTTTTGGCCGTTAAATACAACATTGTATGTTGAAAATTTTAGAGGGAACAATCCTAAATTTATATTTTATTTTTTGAGGAATTTTAACTTCGAAAAATATAGCGATAAAAGCACAGTTCCAGGTATAAATAGAAATCATATTCATTTAGAGGACGTAATTATCCCCCCACTTCCCGAGCAACGTGCCATAGCCGAAGTATTAAGCAGCTTGGACGACAAAATAGACCTGCTCCACCGCCAAAACCAAACGCTGGAACAAATGGCCGAAACGCTTTTTAGGCAGTGGTTTGTGGAAGAGGCTAAGGATGATTGGGAGGTGAAACCTCTTGGAGAATTAGTAACTGTTAAACGTGGAGGTTCTCCGAGGCCTATACAAGAATATATTTCAGATAGAGGTTTAAGATGGTTAAAAATATCGGATGCTACAAAAACTAATTCGCCATTTATTTTTGAAATAAAAGAACATATAAAAATAGAAGGATTAAAAAAGACAACACTTTTAAAAAAAGGAGCATTAGTTCTTTCAAATAGCGCGACACCAGGTATTCCCAGAATACTACAAGTTGATTCTTGCATTCATGATGGTTGGTTACATTTTCCAGAATCACATTTTTCAAATGAATTTTTATACTTACTGTTTAAAAAAATACGACCAGAATTATTAATGCAAGGTAATGGAAGTATTTTTACAAACCTTAAAACGGATATTTTAAAAGAATATCCGATTCCAATTCCTGATGACGAAAGTTTACAATATTTTAATAACCAAGTAAAATTGATTTTTGAAAAACTACTTAAAAATCAAATCCAAATCCGCACCCTTGAGAAACTGCGGGATACATTGTTGCCGAAATTGATGAGCGGGGAGGTGAGGGTGAAAATGTAA
- a CDS encoding phosphoglycerate kinase: protein MKTIDDYNFKGKKVLVRVDFNVPLNEKFEITDDTRIRATIPTIQKLRKEGAAVILMSHLGRPKNGPEEKFSLKHVVKDLSEKLGTEVQFANDCIGEEAREKAAALKPGEVLLLENLRFYKEETAGDVEFAKKLASLADVYVNDAFGTAHRAHASTAVIARFFPNAKMFGYVMGNELKNINKVLKEGEKPFTAILGGAKVSGKIEIINNLLDKVDNLIIGGGMMFTFIKAQGGRVGNSLVEDDLLETAKAALRKAEELGVQIYLPQDAVIADKFDNNANRKTAPSNEIPDGWMGLDIGEETIRTFSQVIENSATLLWNGPMGVFEMDNFAKGTLEVAQAIARATSKGAFSLVGGGDSVAAVNKYHLQDKVSYVSTGGGAMLEYIEGKTLPGVAAIEE from the coding sequence ATGAAAACAATTGATGATTATAACTTTAAAGGTAAAAAAGTTTTGGTTCGGGTAGACTTTAATGTCCCGTTGAACGAAAAATTTGAAATTACCGATGACACCCGTATCCGGGCTACTATTCCGACGATTCAAAAATTACGGAAAGAAGGAGCTGCTGTGATATTGATGTCACACTTGGGTCGTCCTAAAAATGGTCCGGAAGAGAAATTCTCGCTGAAACATGTAGTAAAAGACCTTTCGGAAAAATTGGGTACTGAAGTGCAGTTTGCCAATGATTGCATTGGCGAAGAAGCCCGTGAAAAAGCAGCGGCTTTAAAACCGGGCGAAGTTCTGTTGCTCGAGAACCTTCGTTTTTATAAGGAAGAAACCGCCGGTGATGTGGAATTTGCCAAAAAACTGGCTTCTCTGGCAGATGTTTACGTAAATGATGCTTTTGGTACGGCTCACCGGGCACATGCTTCCACGGCAGTAATTGCCCGCTTTTTCCCCAATGCCAAAATGTTTGGTTATGTGATGGGAAATGAATTGAAAAATATCAATAAAGTTTTAAAAGAAGGAGAAAAACCGTTTACCGCTATTCTGGGTGGTGCCAAAGTGTCGGGCAAAATAGAAATTATTAATAATCTGCTGGATAAGGTGGATAACCTGATTATTGGCGGTGGTATGATGTTTACTTTTATTAAAGCCCAGGGTGGCCGCGTGGGAAATTCTTTGGTGGAAGATGATTTGTTGGAAACCGCTAAAGCGGCTTTGCGCAAAGCAGAAGAATTGGGTGTTCAGATTTACCTGCCTCAGGATGCCGTTATTGCAGATAAATTTGACAATAATGCTAACCGGAAAACGGCTCCTTCCAATGAAATTCCTGATGGATGGATGGGGTTGGATATCGGAGAAGAAACCATCCGTACCTTTAGCCAGGTGATTGAAAATTCGGCAACACTTTTGTGGAATGGTCCTATGGGTGTTTTTGAAATGGACAATTTTGCCAAAGGTACGCTGGAAGTGGCACAGGCCATTGCACGGGCAACTTCAAAAGGAGCCTTTTCTCTGGTTGGTGGTGGCGATTCCGTGGCTGCTGTCAACAAATATCACTTGCAGGATAAAGTCAGTTATGTTTCCACCGGCGGTGGAGCGATGCTGGAATATATCGAGGGAAAAACCCTTCCGGGAGTGGCTGCTATTGAAGAATAA
- a CDS encoding helix-turn-helix domain-containing protein, which produces MDIIKIETDVFEEIHKNLQDIKERLNEMKLQNIEDTWLSSKQVQRILGISQKTWQTYRDKRLIRFSQVGQKIYVKAAWLEEFLEKHSINK; this is translated from the coding sequence ATGGATATTATCAAAATAGAAACGGATGTATTTGAAGAAATCCACAAGAACCTTCAAGACATCAAAGAACGTCTTAACGAAATGAAACTTCAAAATATTGAAGACACCTGGCTGTCATCCAAACAGGTTCAAAGAATCTTAGGAATTAGCCAAAAAACCTGGCAAACATATCGTGATAAACGGCTAATTAGATTTTCACAGGTTGGCCAGAAAATTTATGTCAAAGCGGCATGGCTGGAAGAGTTTTTAGAAAAACATTCTATTAACAAATAA
- a CDS encoding methionine aminotransferase, with protein METFNKGNIPTKLPGTGTSIFAIMSQMAAENNAVNLSQGFPDFPVSEELIEKVHFYMKKGYNQYAPMPGVPALRQAISGMFYDNYGVRYDPDTEINIAAGATQALFTAISAFIREGDEAIIFEPAYDSYAPAVILNGGLVKYAQLQFPDFSINWDALPRMITHRTRLIIINTPQNPTGSVLGKEDMEHLEKLTRGTDIIVISDEVYEHLIFDGLKHYSACLFPELARRTLVIGSFGKTFHATGWKTGFVLAPEKLMAEYRKVHQFVVFAGNTPIQYAIADFIGNKENYLHLGEFYQAKRDFFVKKLKKSAFKILPAHGTYFQLLDYSALSDLPETEFAKWLVKEHKIAAIPVSAFYKNGDDYKILRFCFAKKEQTLTQAAKILSEIK; from the coding sequence ATGGAAACTTTTAATAAAGGAAACATCCCCACCAAACTTCCCGGAACGGGAACTTCCATTTTTGCCATCATGTCGCAAATGGCAGCCGAAAACAATGCCGTGAACCTCTCGCAGGGATTTCCTGATTTTCCGGTATCGGAAGAGCTGATCGAAAAGGTGCATTTTTACATGAAAAAAGGATATAATCAATATGCACCGATGCCTGGTGTTCCGGCTTTGCGGCAAGCTATTTCAGGCATGTTTTACGATAACTATGGCGTACGGTACGATCCGGATACGGAGATCAATATTGCTGCCGGCGCTACACAGGCTTTGTTTACTGCCATTTCGGCTTTTATCCGCGAAGGGGATGAAGCCATTATCTTTGAACCGGCTTATGACAGTTATGCCCCGGCCGTTATCTTAAATGGCGGACTGGTAAAATATGCACAACTACAATTTCCCGATTTCAGCATTAACTGGGACGCACTCCCGCGAATGATCACTCACCGCACCCGGCTCATCATTATCAATACTCCGCAAAATCCCACCGGAAGTGTTCTCGGAAAAGAGGATATGGAACATTTGGAAAAACTCACCCGCGGAACAGATATTATTGTCATCAGCGACGAAGTTTACGAGCATTTAATTTTCGACGGACTGAAACATTACAGTGCTTGTCTGTTTCCGGAACTTGCCCGGCGAACGTTGGTAATTGGCTCTTTTGGGAAAACTTTTCATGCCACCGGATGGAAAACCGGATTTGTTCTGGCTCCGGAGAAACTCATGGCAGAATACAGAAAAGTACATCAGTTTGTGGTTTTTGCCGGGAATACTCCCATTCAATATGCCATTGCTGACTTTATCGGTAATAAAGAAAACTATCTCCATCTCGGAGAATTTTACCAGGCCAAACGTGATTTTTTTGTCAAAAAATTAAAAAAATCGGCGTTTAAAATATTGCCCGCCCACGGAACTTATTTTCAACTGCTGGATTACAGTGCGCTCTCTGATTTACCGGAAACCGAGTTTGCAAAATGGCTGGTAAAAGAACACAAAATTGCAGCCATTCCGGTTTCGGCTTTTTATAAAAACGGTGACGACTATAAAATACTGCGTTTTTGCTTTGCCAAAAAAGAACAAACTTTAACCCAAGCAGCTAAAATTCTTTCAGAAATCAAATAG
- a CDS encoding RNA-binding domain-containing protein: MKIEEIIKQPEGRKIEFKETLPRKSELNKTVVAFANDAGGQLFIGIKDYPREIIGLDEEQLIRMEEEISNSIHDNCNPVILPEIMFLNHQGKHILVVNIHKGSNPPYYLKSKGKTNGTYIRVGSTNRLADSDIIEELERQKQNISFDSLIVHSKTFQDLELSSFKNHFEEITGEKVNETVLEKMNLIVRDQNRKFPTNALILLSGDPLRNALFPYAKIECARFKGTTPGNFIDQKTIDTPLSLQAEEAYKFILRHISQGSTYEGVYRKDRWEYPVVALREVIRNAVIHRDYSLRGKDIKVAVFDDKIEITSPGKLLPTVDFNDMEAGQSDIRNITLAPVFKKLGIIEQWGNGLQLIAGELKKYPEIQMRWSEPGMGFRVTFVKENFVEQQELQQETRTITTNYDRLRPITTDYDRLTIEEQKILLFLLDNMKISRKYAVDLLDVKETKAKEIFNMLLNKKLIERKGKGRSTFYTLKNKGSNE; encoded by the coding sequence ATGAAAATTGAGGAAATTATCAAACAACCCGAAGGACGTAAAATTGAGTTTAAGGAAACTTTGCCCCGGAAATCCGAACTCAATAAAACCGTGGTCGCTTTTGCCAATGATGCAGGCGGACAACTATTTATCGGCATAAAAGATTATCCGAGAGAAATTATCGGATTGGATGAAGAGCAGTTAATCCGCATGGAAGAAGAAATAAGCAACAGCATTCACGATAACTGCAACCCTGTTATTTTACCGGAAATTATGTTTTTAAACCATCAGGGAAAACATATTCTTGTTGTAAACATCCACAAAGGCAGCAACCCGCCTTATTACCTCAAAAGCAAAGGCAAAACAAACGGAACTTATATTCGTGTCGGCTCCACAAACCGTCTGGCCGATAGCGACATTATCGAGGAACTGGAAAGACAAAAGCAAAACATCTCTTTTGATTCATTAATTGTCCATTCCAAAACGTTTCAGGATTTGGAACTTTCGTCGTTTAAAAATCATTTTGAGGAGATAACCGGTGAAAAGGTCAATGAAACCGTATTGGAAAAAATGAATTTGATTGTCCGCGACCAAAACCGGAAATTTCCGACCAATGCGCTTATCCTTTTGTCCGGCGACCCTCTCCGGAACGCCTTGTTTCCTTATGCCAAAATAGAATGTGCCCGGTTTAAAGGAACTACCCCGGGTAATTTTATTGACCAAAAAACAATTGATACCCCATTGAGTTTACAGGCAGAAGAAGCCTATAAATTTATTTTAAGACACATATCGCAAGGTTCAACCTACGAAGGGGTTTACCGTAAAGACCGGTGGGAATATCCGGTAGTTGCCCTGCGCGAGGTAATACGTAATGCCGTCATTCATCGTGACTATTCCCTTCGGGGCAAGGATATAAAGGTGGCGGTTTTTGATGATAAGATTGAAATTACCAGTCCCGGAAAACTGTTGCCTACGGTGGACTTTAATGATATGGAAGCCGGCCAGTCCGATATACGAAACATCACGCTGGCGCCCGTATTTAAGAAACTTGGCATTATTGAGCAATGGGGCAACGGATTGCAACTGATAGCCGGAGAACTGAAAAAATATCCTGAAATACAAATGCGGTGGAGTGAGCCGGGTATGGGGTTCCGGGTAACGTTTGTAAAAGAAAATTTTGTTGAACAGCAAGAGTTGCAGCAAGAGACACGGACAATTACGACCAATTACGACCGATTGCGACCGATTACGACCGATTACGACCGATTAACAATAGAGGAACAGAAAATATTACTTTTCTTGCTTGATAACATGAAAATATCAAGAAAGTATGCCGTTGATTTATTGGATGTAAAGGAAACGAAGGCAAAAGAAATTTTTAATATGCTGCTGAATAAAAAACTTATCGAAAGAAAAGGAAAAGGGCGCAGCACCTTCTACACTTTAAAAAACAAAGGCAGTAATGAGTGA
- a CDS encoding class I SAM-dependent DNA methyltransferase translates to MAKKNGTKTEEPLEKQLWKTADKLRKNIDAAEYKHIVLGLIFLKYISDAFEELYEKLKKGEGEYAGADPEDKDEYKAENVFFVPADARWNYLQSKAKQPTIGKTVDEAMDAIEKENPSLKGVLPKVYARQNLDPTSLGELIDLIGNIALGDAKARSADILGHVFEYFLGEFALAEGKKGGQFYTPRSVVELLVEMLEPYKGRVFDPCCGSGGMFVQSEKFVNEHQGRINDISIYGQESNQTTWRLCKMNLAIRGIDSSQVKWNNEGSFLNDAHKDLKADYIIANPPFNVSDWSGDLLRKDGRWQYGVPPVGNANYAWIQHFLYHLAPSGQAGFVLAKGSLTSKTSGEGEIRKKLIEAGLVDCIVNLPAKLFLNTQIPASLWFMSRNRANGKYRDRRNEILFIDARNMGHLINRRTRKLSKEDIQKIADTYHNWRNPEGDYQDIKGFCKSATVDEVRQLDYVLTPGRYVGLPEEEDDFDFNERFTKLKAEFEEQLKEEAELNKRILENLAKIELKDEN, encoded by the coding sequence ATGGCAAAGAAAAACGGAACCAAAACAGAAGAACCCCTTGAAAAACAATTGTGGAAAACAGCAGACAAACTGCGTAAAAATATTGATGCCGCCGAATACAAACACATTGTCCTTGGCCTGATATTTTTGAAATATATTTCCGATGCTTTTGAAGAACTGTATGAAAAACTGAAAAAGGGGGAAGGCGAATATGCCGGAGCTGACCCGGAAGATAAGGATGAATATAAAGCGGAAAATGTATTTTTTGTTCCTGCCGATGCCCGCTGGAACTACCTTCAGTCCAAAGCCAAACAGCCCACCATAGGAAAAACGGTGGACGAGGCCATGGATGCCATTGAAAAAGAGAACCCGTCGTTGAAAGGCGTTTTACCCAAAGTGTATGCCCGGCAAAACCTTGACCCGACCAGTTTGGGCGAGCTGATTGATTTGATTGGAAATATCGCTTTGGGGGATGCCAAAGCCCGAAGTGCCGACATTCTCGGCCATGTGTTTGAATATTTTCTTGGCGAATTTGCTTTGGCCGAAGGCAAAAAAGGCGGCCAGTTTTATACGCCGAGAAGTGTGGTGGAACTGCTGGTTGAAATGCTGGAACCGTACAAAGGCCGGGTATTCGACCCCTGTTGCGGCAGCGGCGGTATGTTTGTACAATCCGAGAAGTTTGTAAACGAACATCAGGGACGAATCAATGATATTTCTATTTACGGACAGGAAAGCAACCAGACCACCTGGCGGCTTTGTAAGATGAACCTGGCCATTCGGGGTATCGACAGTTCACAGGTAAAATGGAATAACGAAGGTTCGTTTTTAAACGATGCCCATAAAGACCTGAAGGCCGATTACATTATTGCCAATCCGCCGTTCAATGTGAGCGACTGGAGCGGTGATTTACTTCGTAAGGATGGCCGATGGCAATATGGGGTGCCGCCTGTGGGAAACGCCAACTACGCATGGATACAACATTTTCTTTATCATTTGGCCCCCAGCGGGCAGGCTGGTTTTGTTTTGGCCAAAGGGTCGCTTACATCCAAAACTTCGGGTGAAGGCGAAATCAGAAAAAAACTGATTGAAGCCGGTTTGGTGGACTGCATTGTCAACCTGCCGGCCAAGCTCTTTTTAAACACACAAATACCCGCTTCGTTGTGGTTTATGAGCCGTAACCGGGCCAACGGGAAATACCGGGACAGAAGAAACGAAATCCTTTTTATTGATGCCCGGAACATGGGCCATTTGATAAACCGGAGAACCCGCAAGCTTTCAAAAGAAGACATTCAAAAAATAGCCGATACCTATCACAACTGGCGAAATCCCGAAGGTGATTATCAGGATATAAAAGGCTTTTGTAAATCGGCCACCGTAGATGAAGTCCGTCAACTGGATTATGTGCTCACGCCCGGAAGGTATGTGGGTTTGCCCGAAGAAGAAGACGATTTTGATTTTAACGAACGTTTCACAAAACTAAAAGCCGAATTTGAAGAACAGCTGAAAGAAGAAGCGGAGCTGAATAAACGGATTTTGGAAAACCTCGCAAAGATTGAGCTGAAAGATGAAAATTGA
- a CDS encoding helix-turn-helix transcriptional regulator, translating into MSNIQNLLLENPDLAKNITIQVKGYDLLNFADKLVKQTALEVEQRIKAENKPDKLLTRQQVSETLDVSLSTLWHWEKKGILVPLKIGSKVRYRQSDVEKAITKK; encoded by the coding sequence ATGAGCAACATACAAAACCTGTTATTGGAAAACCCCGATTTGGCAAAAAACATAACTATTCAGGTAAAAGGATATGACCTATTAAATTTTGCCGATAAGTTAGTTAAACAAACCGCTTTGGAAGTGGAGCAACGGATAAAAGCCGAAAACAAACCCGATAAACTATTAACCCGGCAACAAGTTTCGGAAACATTAGATGTTTCATTATCGACGCTTTGGCACTGGGAAAAGAAAGGAATCCTTGTCCCTCTGAAAATTGGGTCAAAAGTACGTTATCGTCAATCAGACGTTGAAAAAGCAATTACCAAAAAATAA
- a CDS encoding AAA family ATPase → MEKININPEFNNLNNPETFINHFNTLKEQLASEKENKGLFRVMPANKWIEQAKNRPIPKPLFDKFWFENELCILFADTNMGKSILAVQIGNSISKGEPIQGFKMEAAKQPVLYFDFELTDKQFEIRYSDGFNNHYRFDNMFLRVEINPNAEIPERESFEDYLNYSLEQSIIDTKAKILIVDNLTYLKNETEKAKDALPLMKYLKELKNKYELSILALAHTPKRDLSKPITRNDLQGSKMLINFCDSAFAIGESFQDKSLRYIKQIKARNTEIIYDAENIVICQLHKPFNFLQFEFIDFGVENEHLKKLSEKEKLELEDNIIELKRNNPDISFGQIAKQLRTNKMKVKRVLDRNNS, encoded by the coding sequence ATGGAAAAAATTAATATAAATCCTGAATTTAACAACCTTAATAATCCCGAAACATTCATTAATCATTTCAATACATTGAAAGAACAATTGGCAAGCGAAAAAGAAAACAAAGGATTGTTTCGGGTCATGCCAGCCAATAAATGGATAGAACAAGCCAAAAACCGGCCTATTCCCAAACCTTTATTCGATAAATTCTGGTTTGAGAATGAACTGTGTATTCTATTTGCTGATACAAATATGGGCAAATCAATATTAGCTGTTCAGATTGGAAACAGTATAAGTAAAGGTGAACCTATACAAGGTTTTAAAATGGAAGCTGCCAAGCAGCCTGTCTTATATTTTGATTTTGAGCTTACTGACAAACAATTTGAAATCAGATATTCCGATGGATTTAATAATCACTACAGATTTGATAATATGTTCTTGCGCGTTGAAATAAACCCCAATGCTGAAATTCCCGAAAGGGAAAGTTTTGAGGATTATTTAAACTACTCATTAGAACAAAGTATTATTGATACAAAAGCGAAAATATTAATTGTGGATAATCTCACATATCTTAAAAACGAAACCGAAAAGGCAAAAGATGCCCTCCCCTTAATGAAATACCTGAAAGAGTTAAAAAATAAATATGAATTATCTATATTGGCACTTGCACACACCCCAAAACGGGACTTATCAAAACCCATTACCCGAAATGATTTACAAGGCAGTAAAATGCTTATCAACTTTTGCGACAGTGCTTTTGCCATTGGGGAAAGTTTTCAGGATAAAAGTTTACGATATATCAAACAGATAAAAGCACGTAATACCGAAATAATTTATGATGCTGAAAATATTGTTATTTGTCAATTACATAAGCCTTTCAATTTTTTACAGTTTGAGTTTATAGATTTTGGCGTTGAAAACGAACATTTAAAAAAGCTTTCCGAAAAAGAAAAATTAGAATTAGAAGATAACATCATTGAATTAAAAAGAAATAATCCTGACATAAGTTTTGGGCAAATTGCCAAACAACTGCGTACCAATAAAATGAAAGTTAAAAGAGTCTTAGATCGTAACAATTCGTAA
- a CDS encoding DUF1016 N-terminal domain-containing protein: protein MSEVIKNKAYTDWLKQLKDKVRTAQIKAAVKVNEELLRLYWFFGSQIVEKQKKANWGEGFLKQLSNDLQSEFPEMKGFSATNLKYMRNGYLFFRDAIRPQPADVSKNRPQLVDELDNQPFFRIPWGHNREIISKCKDIEEALFYVQKTIENGWSRNVLVHQIESDLFRRSSKAISNFWQTLPAPHSDLALQTLKDPYHFDFLTMREKYDERELGNALRDISKPIGVSEYKLMKRLPEEYQSSLPTIEEIEQELMKNKEDYE from the coding sequence ATGAGTGAGGTAATCAAAAATAAAGCCTATACCGACTGGCTGAAACAATTAAAAGATAAAGTCCGCACGGCGCAAATAAAAGCAGCGGTAAAGGTAAACGAAGAGTTATTAAGATTGTATTGGTTTTTTGGTTCTCAAATTGTTGAGAAACAAAAGAAGGCAAATTGGGGAGAGGGTTTTCTAAAACAATTAAGCAACGATTTGCAATCGGAATTTCCTGAAATGAAGGGTTTCTCTGCCACCAATCTAAAATATATGAGAAACGGGTATCTCTTTTTCAGGGATGCAATTCGTCCGCAACCTGCGGACGTTTCAAAAAATCGTCCACAACTTGTGGACGAATTGGACAACCAACCCTTTTTCCGGATTCCATGGGGGCATAACCGGGAAATTATTTCCAAATGTAAAGATATTGAAGAAGCCCTGTTTTATGTGCAAAAAACCATAGAAAACGGTTGGTCGAGAAATGTTTTGGTACATCAGATAGAATCTGATTTGTTTCGCCGGAGCAGCAAGGCCATTTCAAACTTTTGGCAAACACTGCCGGCCCCGCATTCCGATTTGGCCTTGCAAACATTAAAAGACCCGTATCATTTTGATTTCCTGACCATGCGGGAAAAATACGACGAAAGAGAACTGGGAAATGCCCTGCGGGATATTTCAAAACCTATAGGAGTAAGCGAATACAAGCTCATGAAAAGGTTACCCGAAGAATACCAATCTTCGCTGCCCACCATTGAAGAAATTGAACAAGAACTGATGAAAAACAAGGAAGACTATGAGTGA
- a CDS encoding DUF6371 domain-containing protein, with protein sequence MAKKYRYILASNKVPKLDCPYCGAKKHWQRYIDTKTGEVLPDVYGRCDNANKCGKWISPYKDGYAKKIWKQEQEQGQYKKYPKQTKPIKETPISFIPDKELKLTLTGYEKNVFIQNLLTRVAFPFKKIDVERVISLYYLGTITSGYRTGAITFPFIDKNNNIRAIQVKQFNKSNHTTSTDFLHSIIEKQYIRHNKPLPEWLKAYNKNDKKVSCLFGEHLLKTYPHNPVALTEAPKTAIYGTLYFGFPEQDTNFIWLAVYNKSSFSFDKLKVLQGRDVVVFPDLSKDGSTFKEWEQKAKDYEMRLPGTKFLFSNLLEYLAPDKDRIGGNDIADYLIKQDWRLFRKQNNSNEIPEEREVKQTEKQEQNNKTVKPATISYQTEPVDDKDLAMEPEEISFSSIDLGTDYRNYLIKKRIFNDSAGRLIEIVGTKDNGRCGKPYHNRKKICIGCLLNCSHILKIDGKLQNREYTQIEVLKLQYESEKLKEKQNTPTIKQISIQIPTAV encoded by the coding sequence ATGGCAAAAAAATACAGATACATATTAGCAAGTAACAAAGTACCAAAATTGGATTGCCCATATTGTGGTGCTAAAAAACACTGGCAAAGGTATATCGACACCAAAACCGGAGAAGTATTACCAGATGTGTACGGAAGATGTGATAATGCAAATAAATGCGGGAAATGGATTAGTCCATATAAAGACGGGTATGCTAAAAAAATATGGAAACAGGAACAAGAACAAGGACAATACAAGAAGTACCCAAAACAAACAAAACCAATCAAGGAAACCCCAATTTCATTTATTCCCGACAAGGAACTAAAACTAACTCTAACAGGATATGAAAAGAATGTTTTTATACAAAACCTGCTTACACGGGTTGCCTTTCCTTTTAAAAAAATAGATGTTGAAAGGGTTATTTCACTATACTATTTAGGAACAATTACCAGTGGATATAGAACCGGAGCAATTACGTTTCCTTTTATTGATAAAAACAATAATATACGGGCTATCCAAGTAAAACAATTTAATAAATCTAACCATACAACCAGTACGGATTTTTTACATTCGATTATCGAAAAACAATATATCAGACATAATAAACCGTTACCAGAATGGTTAAAAGCCTACAATAAAAACGACAAAAAGGTTTCCTGCCTGTTCGGAGAGCATTTATTAAAAACATATCCTCATAATCCTGTAGCTTTGACAGAAGCCCCTAAAACAGCCATTTATGGCACACTATATTTCGGATTTCCTGAACAAGATACAAATTTTATTTGGCTGGCTGTTTATAATAAAAGTAGTTTCTCCTTTGATAAATTGAAAGTGCTACAAGGAAGGGATGTTGTTGTGTTTCCTGACTTATCAAAAGATGGGAGTACATTTAAAGAATGGGAACAAAAAGCTAAAGATTATGAAATGCGGTTACCAGGGACAAAGTTTCTCTTTTCAAACTTATTAGAATATCTTGCACCGGATAAAGATAGAATAGGAGGAAATGATATTGCAGATTACTTGATAAAACAAGACTGGCGATTATTTAGGAAACAAAATAATAGCAACGAAATACCAGAAGAAAGAGAAGTTAAACAAACAGAAAAACAAGAGCAGAACAACAAAACAGTTAAACCTGCCACAATTTCGTATCAAACAGAACCTGTTGATGATAAAGACTTAGCCATGGAGCCCGAAGAAATATCATTTTCCAGTATTGATTTGGGAACCGATTATAGAAACTACCTCATCAAAAAACGTATCTTTAATGACAGTGCCGGTCGTCTGATTGAAATAGTTGGAACAAAAGATAATGGTCGTTGCGGCAAACCATACCACAACCGTAAAAAGATTTGTATAGGTTGCCTGCTAAATTGCAGCCATATACTGAAAATAGACGGCAAACTTCAAAACAGAGAATACACTCAAATAGAAGTATTAAAACTACAATATGAATCAGAAAAATTAAAAGAAAAACAGAATACCCCAACCATAAAGCAGATTTCAATACAAATACCAACAGCGGTTTGA